The following proteins are encoded in a genomic region of Pseudorca crassidens isolate mPseCra1 chromosome 1, mPseCra1.hap1, whole genome shotgun sequence:
- the LOC137203420 gene encoding LOW QUALITY PROTEIN: ornithine decarboxylase-like (The sequence of the model RefSeq protein was modified relative to this genomic sequence to represent the inferred CDS: inserted 1 base in 1 codon), with translation MNNFSNEEFDCNFLDEGFTAKDIRDQKXEVSSFDGKDTFYVADLGGILKKHLRRFKALPRVTPFYVVKCSDSRTIVKTLAATGTGFDYASKTEIQLVQSFGVPPKRIIYANPCEQVSQIKYAANNGPEMMTFDSEVELMKVARAHPKAKLVLQIATDDSKAVCRLSVKFDATLKTSRLLLEWAKELDIDVIGVSFHMGGGCTDLEIFVKAISDAHCVFDMGAEVGFDMYLLDIGGGFPESEDVKLKFEEITSVINPALDKYFPSDSGVRIIAEPGKYYVESAFMLAVNIIAKKLVLKEQTGSDDEDESSEQTFMYYVNDGVYGSFNCILYENAHVKPLLQKRPKPDEKYYSSSISGQTCDGLDCLVEHCNLPEMHVGNWMLFENMGAYTVAAASTFSGFQRPTIYYVMSGPTWHLMQQIQNHDFPPSIEEQDVGTVPVSCAWESGMKWHPAACASAPINV, from the exons ATGAACAACTTTAGTAATGAAGAGTTTGACTGCAATTTCTTGGATGAAGGCTTTACTGCCAAGGACATCCGGGACCAAA ATGAAGTTTCTTCTTTTGACGGTAAGGATACCTTCTATGTTGCAGACCTGGGAGGCATTCTAAAGAAACATCTGAGACGGTTTAAAGCTCTTCCTCGGGTCACCCCCTTTTATGTAGTCAAATGCAGTGATAGCAGAACCATAGTGAAGACCCTAGCTGCCACAGGGACAGGATTTGACTATGCCAGCAAGACTGAAATCCAGTTGGTGCAGAGTTTCGGGGTGCCTCCAAAGAGGATTATCTATGCAAATCCTTGTGAACAAGTGTCTCAGATTAAATACGCTGCCAATAATGGA cccgagatgatGACTTTTGATAGTGAAGTTGAGTTGATGAAAGTTGCCAGGGCACATCCAAAGGCCAAGTTGGTTTTGCAGATTGCCACTGATGATTCCAAAGCAGTCTGTCGCCTCAGTGTCAAATTTGATGCCACACTCAAAACCAGCAGGCTTCTTTTGGAATGGGCGAAAGAGCTAGATATTGATGTCATTGGTGTCAGCTTCCACATGGGAGGTGGTTGTACTGATCTGGAGATCTTTGTGAAGGCCATCTCTGATGCCCACTGTGTCTTTGACATGGGAGCTGAGGTTGGTTTTGACATGTATCTGCTTGATATTGGTGGTGGCTTTCCTGAATCTGAGGATGTAAAGCTTAAATTTGAAGAGATCACCAGTGTAATCAACCCAGCGTTGGACAAGTATTTTCCATCAGACTCTGGAGTGAGAATCATAGCTGAGCCGGGCAAATACTACGTTGAATCAGCTTTCATGCTAGCAGTTAATATCATTGCCAAAAAACTCGTATTAAAGGAACAAACAGGCTCTGATGATGAAGATGAGTCAAGTGAACAGACATTTATGTATTATGTGAATGATGGAGTATATGGATCATTCAACTGCATCCTCTACGAAAATGCACACGTGAAGCCTCTTCTGCAGAAGAGACCCAAACCAGATGAGAAGTATTATTCATCCAGCATCTCGGGACAGACCTGTGATGGCCTGGATTGCCTGGTTGAGCACTGTAACTTGCCCGAGATGCATGTGGGCAATTGGATGCTCTTTGAGAACATGGGTGCTTACACTGTCGCTGCTGCTTCCACTTTCAGTGGATTCCAGAGACCGACCATCTACTATGTGATGTCAGGGCCAACATGGCATCTGATGCAGCAAATCCAGAACCACGATTTCCCACCCAGCATAGAGGAGCAAGATGTTGGCACTGTGCCTGTGTCATGTGCTTGGGAGAGTGGAATGAAATGGCACCCAGCAGCCTGTGCTTCAGCTCCTATTAATGTGTAG